The genomic interval CTTCGTTTCGGACGATTCTCAGCAAATAAGCCCACGGGTAATCCGCCCGAACCAAACCGTGCGGACGTCGGGCGACGCGGACGAATGCCGCCTGAAAGACGTCTTCCGCATCATCCCGATGCCGGGTCAGAGCGTACGCGTACCGCACCAACCGACTCGCGGTAAGATCGTAGAGCGCATCGAGAGCTTCTGACGATCCTTGCGAGAGTCGCAGTAGGCAGTCGTGAACCTGATCGGAAATGTTGGGCATTGGATCATTCACAATAACCCATTGACCCGCCCGCTCACAAAGTTTGTCTAAAAAACTTTCGAAAAAATGCCCGTCAGTATTCGGTTGGCGTTAATCCAAGAACTGCATCCGTTTGTGGACATCGACATTCATACTTTGATAGCGATTGTTCAAATTGCTAGGACTGAAAGCCGTGTTCAGAATGTGTTCCACATCGTCGGAGCCAATCGCGTTGTCGAAAATGGTCTTGAGAAACGCGCGACCGAGTTTCGAGGGTTGCATGCGATGAGAGTCGTAGAACGATGGGTGCAAGCGACGAGCGTGAATGTGGTTCCAACGGTCGCACATTTTGTTCGCATGGATCGAATCGACATAGAACCCACGTGAGTCAGACCACTGCAAGGTTGCGATTTCGTTATTCCGACCTTCATTGATGAGATCGACGGCCTTCCCACCAAGTTGCGAGGCATAAAACCGGTCAAATTGAATCGGACGACCACCACGTTGCGTGTGCCCCACTTTCCGGGTGAAGATCGCGCTGGTCGCTTTCATGTCGCGTCGGCGGGAGATAAAGAACTCATCGCCAAGACGCTCGCAAAGCATGGCTTTCAGTGCTTCGGCGGCACCGCTGAGTCGGACATTCCCTGCGGGGTCCACTGAGAACGATTCCGCCCCCAGCATGTTGCCTTGATCGTCTTCCACGCCTTCACCGATGGCGATGACGACGTGTTTCTGCATGTCGTACAACTCGCGAACCCGTGCTTCGACGTGATCGAGATCCATGCGAGACTCAGGCAACAAGATGATATCGGGCTGTCCGTACGCCGATCCAAGAGCGATATATCCGGAGTGCCGCCCCATCACCTCGACAATGGCAATTCGTCGATGGCTTTCTGCCGTGGTGCGGATTCGCGAAATCGACTGAGCCACCACGAAAACCGCCGTTGCGTATCCAGGGACGGCGAAATTGATAATTTCCCCGAGTTCGAGTTCCTCCCGGTCACATTCGTAGACGTAGTCGGTTCGACCATCCGGCGTGGTCACACGTCGCCAGGCGTTGCACTCATCGAGATAGTTCAACCCAAGGTCGTTGTCGATCGTCTTGGGAGCCAACACGCATGGGAAGTACTCGGTTAGCGGCTGCATCCCACTGATTGTGCCGTCACCGCCGATACAAATGAGCCCCTCCAGTTCCAACTTGGAGAGCCGCTGCATGACCTGCTTGAGTTCATCCGTCTTGGCAGGGTCGATGTAGGTTCGCGATGCGCCCAACAACGTCCCCCCCAAGCGGGGGTCAAGTTCGGGAATGGTGGAATACAGCGGATTCAAACGGACGTGCGGAACGCGGCTGTCGATCATGCCGCCGAAACCTTTGACGATTCCGTAGACTTCAATTTCCAGTTGGTTGGCCCGTTCGACCGCTCCGTGAATGGTCGCGTTTAATGCTGGTGTGTCTCCACCGGCGGTCAAAATCGCGATTCGTCGCATGCTGTCACTCTCGTAACTTTGGGTCTGAAAACGAGCGCTCGCTCTTGATAACGGACTTCGCACAGCATATCGAATTCGAGCCATCCGCGCAGGAGCGAGCAGCGAAATTTTGATGAAAAGCCCGAATCCGTCTCGGATAGCCTCAGCTATCTTTCACCACGGGATTGGTCAACGTGCCGATTCCGGTGATCTCGATGGAGACCGAATCACCGTTCTCCAGCGTGAATTCGTCCGGCGGAATGATGCCGGTGCCCGTCAAAAGAATGACGCCATCGGGGAAGCTGTGATCGCGGCCGAGCCAATCGACAAGACCATCCAAACTCCGTGCCAACTCACCCAGATTGGTGTTGCCCTGGAACACTTCGTTCTGATTTCGTGAAATCCGCAGCGTGATTTCGGTTTCGGTCAGACTCAGCGGTTGATCGGGGTCGGCCACCTGCACGCACGGCCCAAGACCACAACATTGGTCATAGACTTTCGCCTGCGGCAAATACAATGGGTTTTCGCCTTCGATGTCTCGCGCGGACATATCATTTCCCACGGTGTGTCCGACGATTCGCATATCCGGACTGATGACCAAAGCGAATTCCGGTTCCGGGACCGACCAATTGCTGTCGGCTCGTACGCGGACCGGTTCGCCAGGGCCGGAAACCCGTCGTGGCATGCCCTTGAAGAACAACTCTGGACGGTCGGCAGTGTAAACCCGATCGTAATGAGACGCGGCCGATTCGGACTCTTCCATCCGAGCTTTCTGACTCCGCTGGTAGGTCACACCGGCTGCCCAAACTTCCTGACGGTCAATCGGTGCCAGCCACTGAACGTCATCCCAACCGAGCGGGTCTTCGGTTTGATCCACCAGGAACTTGGATAAGCCGATGGGATCGGGCGCATGAAGTACGTCGCTAAATGTTCGCACGTGGTCAACTTGCGTGAGATCGAGCAAACGCAGATGGTCGTCTTCCACCATCGCCATTCGCAATTCATTGCTCGAAAGCAGGACCTTGGCCAATCGCATGTCATGTTCCCCGGACTGGGATCGGAAGCTTGATCAATCGTGCACGGAGCATACGACATGCTGAGCCGGTCCTCAACACAACCAACGAGTCCACTCACTGGCGGCTTCCAAAGACTCGGCCACAAAACTCACTCAACCACCAATAACACCCATTTTACCAGCCTGGTAATCCTGAATGGCTTCGTGAATTTCGTCGCGAGTGTTCATTACGAAAGGACCTTGGCCGACGATCGGTTCATTCAGCGGCTCCCCCGTTAGCACCAACACTCGTGCTTCAGAATTGGCTCGCAGGCGGACCAAGTCCCCCTCACGCTCGAAGACCGCCAGTTCCACCGCTGTCAGTTCTTGATCGTTGGCCACCAGTGCCCCTTGTTGCACGATCAGCAAGCATGTGTGGCCGGTTGGCGTGGACAGTTCTGTTTCGATATCGGGGTTGAGTTGAATATCCCACACATTGATCGGTGTAAACGTACTGGCGGGACCGGTCGCATTCAGCAGTTCCCCCGCAACCACACGCACCTCCCCTGCTTCGTTCGGCAGGGCGACTCGCGGGAACTCTTCGTTTCGCAAGTCTTGATACTTCGGGGGCGTCGGTTTGTGTTCAGCGGGTAAGTTCACCCAAAGTTGCACCATTTCGAGCATGCCGCCCCGCCGCGTGAACTCCTCACTGTGGAATTCCTCATGGACGATGCCGTTGCCGGCGGTCATCCATTGCACATCGCCCGGCCCCAGATTCCCGCTGCCGCCACTCGAATCCCGATGGGCCAACTCGCCTTGATACAAAATCGTGACGGTTTCAAACCCTTTGTGCGGGTGAACATCCACGCCGCGTTTTTGAGCCGATGGGGCAAACTCGTGAGGACCGGCATAGTCCAGCAACAAGAACGGATCAAACTCGGCACCGTCGCGGTACGAAAATAGACTTCGCACAGGAAAACCATCGCCGACCCAATGTTGCGGCACGTTCTTGATCACACGTTGAATCTGTTTCATGTCGAATCCACGGTTTGGCTGACGAAAATCACCGTGGGATTCTATGCCTCATGTTCGCTACTGGACCAGTCGAGAGCACCAACGGCACCGGCGTTTCACGACCAGATATCTGCAACAACCCGAATCAGGCCAAGAAGTTGCAGACCGAAGCCGAACTCAGCTACGGCGTGGGATCAACATGCGAGACTTGTTGAATTTTCTCTTGGCTGGCCAGAAATGTCTGCCGGGAGTGTTCCAGTTTTTGGGCAAACGGGACGACCTTCGCGAAGCCGTCGTGTCGGCCGACAAGTTCGGCTTGCGGGCTCAAGACGATGGTCGCCGGAACCGCTGACACACCGAGAATTTTCGCTACTCGCTGGTCTTTGTCCAAGTCGAGATGCACGGGCACGAACATTGAATTCACGTAGGCTGCCATCCGTGGATCGCCGAGAGTCTCGTCTTCCAACTTGTGACAGAAGTGACACCAGGACGCCCCGAACACCAGCAACATTGGTCGTCCGGTTTGCTGCGATAACCGATGAGCCGCTTGGAGATTCGGTTGCCACTGCACGGTCTGTGGCACGGCGGCCATTGTCTGGGCAACCGGTTTCGCCACCGTCGTTGCCCCGGTCACCGGTTGAGCGGTGGAGGCCATTTGAGCGAAGCCAATTTGAGTCCAAGAAAGCAGACCGACCGTCAGCACGGCCAACAACATAGCGCGAACGGTTCGCCGATCCATGGCGAATTCCTTCCTGGGCGAAATGATTTTTTTTGAGGTGAGAGAGAGGCCGGAAGTCTACCCGCGAACCGTCCAATCTGGCAACATCGATTTCTGGACCAAAATCGAATGCTCAGCCAACGAAAAAAGCCCGCCGGTGATGACCAGCGAGCTTCTCGACAAGCTTTTTAAATTTGTTGGTCTTAGTTTCCACTGGGACCAAAGTTCAAACCACCAGGTAGTCCGCCGCCCGGAAATCCGCCACCGGGGAACCCGCCCTGTGGCATTCCCGCAGGTGGGCTGGCCGGTTTATCGGATTTGAGCTGCACGATCTCATCGCGAGTGAATTTGAGTTTGTCGTAGCTCTCATTGGAAACCAAGTAGTACCAATCCGCGAATCGCTGATTCATCTCGGCGGCTTCCTCACGCAAGCCATCCAACTTTGTTTCGAACGTTTTCAAGTCTTCCTCGTAGCGTTCGAGGTCCGCTTGGTACTGATCCATTTGCTGTTTCGTCGGTTTCGCATTCGGACGCTGTGCAATCGCCGGTTCGCCGGGATCTTGCGACGGTGGCAATGCTTTGGGTTCGGTCGGTTTGGTGGGTCGCCCTGGAACCAACGACGGATCGAACGCAACTCGGACCATCAGATAGCGACTCAGCGACGTCGGGTTCTGCGGGTCTTCTTTTTCGGACGATTCGTCTTCGTCGGCCTCGCCTGTTTCATCGGGGGCGTCCGTCAAGCTGGCGTCTTCATCCTCGGTCGCTGTGCCGGTATCGCCAACTTGGATTTGCCGACGTGTCCCGCGAAACGTCTTCCCGAAGTGTAAATAGTACTTCAGCCCGTCACGGGTGCCGACAACCATCTCACCGCCTTCGCCGTGAATTTCGAACTGTAAGTCTTCCACTTTCTGCGGATTGCCTTGGGAATCGAGCAGAACTGTGTAGCCTTTGTCCTGAAGTTGCGGCAGCAATCCGCCAGACAAGAACCGAATGACTTCCTGAAGACTCACCCCCGGTGGCAGAAGTTCCTGGTCGATCTTCAAATCCCCCGTCAGCCCGCCCGGTTTCCGACGCACGCCTTCGTACTCAAGACCGGCCAACGCCGTGGTGATGGTGTTGACGGCGGTCGACTTGAGTTCTTTCTTGTCGTCGGTGAGTCCTTCCAATTTCCACTGGCTGTTCTCTTTGTCCAGTGTGATGACTTCTTCCGCAACCTTCTCCGGCATCACGCGGCCCGCACCGACCGGGACCATTTTGATTTTCGCATCTTGCTGGGAAAGCAACGTCAGGTCACTGGAATTCAATTGCAGCAGATCGGGGTCGATCCAGTCTGCGAACTTGGTCGAAATGTTGTCGAGCTTAAGTTCAACGAGGTACGTTTCCTCTTCGTCCGGACGACGGAGGTAATACAGCCGATCGTTTTCCTGCGGATGCTTTCCGATGATGTAATCGACAAGCAGGTTGCCATCAGCGTCGGTCAACTTGATTCGTTGGCCGCGTCCCTTGAGAACCGTCATGTCTTCGGTCAACGGGTCCACCACGCCATATCGCCGATGGGAATTCGCCAACCGTCCCGCCAGTGCCTCTCGCTTCACACCAACCAACGAAGCGGCCACTTTGTATAACTCTTCTTTGGCTTCAGCGGGATAATTGTGGTGGGAAGGAATTCGCCACACGCCGTCTTCGTATTCAATCTTGAAGCGACTGATGGTTGCGAGATTCTCGTCATACTCGAAAATCTCCAGTGACTTGGCGGCGGTGGGGTTGTCGAAATCGGGATAAAACTCTTCCCCGACTTTGACAAAATCGGAGAGCGTATTCGGTTGAGACTGTGTATACGCCCCATACGCAAACGCCGCACAAACCACTGCGACGACCACGTAAATCAGTGTTTGAACGCTTTCTTTCATTGCCTAGGTTCCTCGAAAGCTGCGTTTTTGATTTCTTTGACGAGGGGCAAGTCGCGTTGCGAACTGCACCACATAATGTTTGCCGATTCTGTGGGTGCGATCTGTGTGATCGTTCGCACCCAATGGAAATTACAGTCGCCGTCCGCTAGGGATGTCCTGTCGTTCGCCGATCACACGGAGACCGAGGAAAATCATCCCCACAAGAATCGGTGGCACCACAGACATCGCAATGGCGTACGCCCGGAAAATGTTCTCCGTTTCACGGATACGCCGCTGATAGTACGCGGTGATCCGACGTTGCTTAGCTTGCATCTCCTGATCGGCTTGCGCACTTGCGACCTGGACTTCCCGATTCGCGAAGGCTTCAATCCGAGCCAGCTCGTCTTCTTGTTCCAACTGCGAAAGATCGGCGTTGTTCTTGATCGATTCGCGTTGCTCCTCGAATTGCTTTTCGATGCGATCGATGGTTTTCTCGCGATCCTTCTGAGCTTTCGCTTCAGCGTCTTGCTCGGCCTTGCGAAGTTTCGCAACTTCCTTTTCGATCCGTGTCAGCGTCGGCTGTTTTGGCTTGCGACGGCGAATCGGAATCAACTCCTCGACGCCCGCCAACTCATCAACGGCGTTCAGCACGAACGTCACGTTATCGAACTGATACTCGGAATTCTCTCGGCGGAGTTGGAACAACCAATCGCCGATGATGTCGGTATCCGCCACGAAGATCGCGTTGATTTTGGAACCGACTTTCTTCGTGTCATCGTCTTTGGCTTTGCCTTTCACGCGGACCGCCAAACCATGCCAATGACCGTCGTCGAGAACGTAGTTCACCGAAGGCAATCCGCGTGACAAAATCGGATCGCGCGGATTCCGGAGAACCGTCATCGGACCCCGTTGCGACGGTGAAGCCACCTTCATGGTGTAGTCGTCCCACTTCAACACGCCGGACTGACCGCTCGTGGCGATGAGGTAATCCACCTCCACGTCTGTCCGTCCTTCCAACGGCACGACCGTTCCGGAATACGCCAGGAAGACTTGCTCCAAACCTTTCGTGATCTCGTTTTCCGAATTGAGTGAGTACTTGTGAGCGCGAGCATCGGCGAAAATGAATTCGGTCGGCAGGACCGCTTCCAAATTTCGCAGCGGATTATGTTGGTCCCAAACGAGCTCTCCCGACTTCCAACTGATGCCCAGCAAATCGAGCATCGGTTCGATTCGTCCGTACTGTGTCGGTGGTTGACCTTGTTGTGGCGGAGGCGGGGGGATGTTGGGAGACATTTGAATCACTGCCCGCTGACGCATGGCCAACCGTTCGCCGTCCGGACCCGATTCCATCTGGAAGATGGCTCGCGGTTGCACGAACATCGCCGGAACAGGGTCATCGAAAATTAACGTTGGTCCGCCGTTTTGCACCCATTCAGTCAGGTGATTCAACTCCGTCTGTTCCAGCATTGACGGCATGACAGCGATGATGACATCGTAACGTTTGCCATACACATTCAACACGGGTTCCGGTTTCGTGTCCTCTGGTTTGTCATCGGACTCTTCGTCCTCAGCCGCGTTTTCTTCTTCCGACTCGACTTCTTCAACATCCTTCTCAATGGTGTACTCACGATTGGTGGCCTCGTCGAGAATCACCCATTGTTCTCCGGCTTTTGTGACCGTTATTGTCGGCGAATCGGAAAACAGAATGTCGTTCTTGTCGAATTCCTGACGGATCGTTTCGTTGAGTTCTTTCTTGTCGAGCGACTTTGCCGCCTCGACTTCCAGAGTGAACAACTTCTTTCGATTGTCGATTTCCTGCGTCGTATCGACGGCTTCCACGTTGTATTGCTGACGAAGTTCTTCGATGATTCTCCAAGGGGGTGCGGAGCGTCCACCGGGGGCATTCGCCCCCATCAACTGAAGTTGGCTATCGACAATACCCACCGTCAGCCGCGTGGCGTTCGAGACGGTCGCCAAAGACCGGGTAATTTCGTATTCCAACGGCGTCGCACCATCACCCACAAATGGCAGGATGACGGTGTCGTAGCTGCTCTCAAAGACCAAGCCGAGGTACACATCACTTTCGCTGATGCGACCGTCTTTCATGGTTTGCACGTTGCGTGGCGTGATGCCAAATCGCTCGGCTTGCTCAACTTCCTCGCTGAACGGTTCGACGTCGATGAATTGCACGTCGATCTTGCTGCCACCTTCCTTGTCGATTTGACGAAGCAACCCGACAAGCTGTTTCTTGGCGGGTAGGTAGTCGCCGGGCACTTCCGGTGAGAGAAACGCCTGCACGATCACCGGGCGTTCGGCCTCGATATTCTCGATCACGTTCTCAGTGCCCTGACTGAGCGTGTAATACTTCTGCGGTGTGAGGTCCGCTCGCACGGCGGCCTGATAGCCGATGATGTTCAAACTGATGATCGCCACCGTGACGGCCACCGCTCGAACCGCGTATTGCAGTCCCATGCCCATCGATTGCCCACGACTCCACAGACGTTTGCGGATCACGATGTAATTCAGATACAGCATGATCGTGGCAAACGAGATGAAGTACAGCACCGATGAGAGCGGAATCATTCCGAGACTGAAGTCGCGAAGTTGTTCGCCCACGCTCAACGATTCCGCCAAATTCGGATCGGGGAAGAGGTAATTCGAACTGAGGTGGTACTCCAGATCACCGGAAATGCCAGGGATAAAGCGGTTCCAATCCCAGACGGCGAGCAAGCTGGTGTAAATCTCCGGCAGGTACACGGGGATCGCACAAACTGCCGCCCCGAGTAGGAACGCCACCGGCGTGCTACGAGTTAGCGAGGAGGCAAACAACCCCGCCGCCAACATCGCCAATCCCGCAAGCCAATACCCCAAATAGGTGGTGAAGAACAAACCAACCGACGGCGAACCAATCCACGCCAACATCACCCAAATCATCTTCGAGAACCCAAGCACCACGGTATAAACCGCGACGACGGCAAGATACTTGCCAATCAGGATTTCCCGGTCGGTTGAGGGAATTGTGAATAGCAGTTCGTCGGTGCCGAGTTTGCGTTCTTCGGACCACGCCGTCATCGTGATAGCGGGCACGATGAACAGAAGCAGTTGGGGAAACTGCGCGGAAAGTTGATCCAACGATGCCAAGTTATTCGCAAAGAATGTGGGATCAAATGCCAGCTGTGCGGCGACAAAACAGAAGGCAACAATGAAGAGATAGCCAATCACGCTCAGGAAATAACTCATCGTGTTTCGGAGAAACACGGCTCGCGTGACATGGCTTTTGACTAACAACATCAGCACAAAAACCACTGGCACCACAATCGCGGCGATCACCAGGGTTGAACTTAGGGTATAGAGCACGTTCATCGCAAACAAAACTCCGTCGGCGTATAACTTGGTCGGCGAAGAAAAGCAAAGAGAGCTTCCAACGGTGAGCAATCACAATCCGCGATCATGAAACAGTCAATTCGCGGAAGCGGGTTTCCATCGCGGCGGGAGCATCTCCCAAGTCCGCGGTCGGGCCGTCGAAAATGACTCGGCCATCATTGACCAACAGCACCCGAG from Thalassoroseus pseudoceratinae carries:
- a CDS encoding DUF4340 domain-containing protein, giving the protein MKESVQTLIYVVVAVVCAAFAYGAYTQSQPNTLSDFVKVGEEFYPDFDNPTAAKSLEIFEYDENLATISRFKIEYEDGVWRIPSHHNYPAEAKEELYKVAASLVGVKREALAGRLANSHRRYGVVDPLTEDMTVLKGRGQRIKLTDADGNLLVDYIIGKHPQENDRLYYLRRPDEEETYLVELKLDNISTKFADWIDPDLLQLNSSDLTLLSQQDAKIKMVPVGAGRVMPEKVAEEVITLDKENSQWKLEGLTDDKKELKSTAVNTITTALAGLEYEGVRRKPGGLTGDLKIDQELLPPGVSLQEVIRFLSGGLLPQLQDKGYTVLLDSQGNPQKVEDLQFEIHGEGGEMVVGTRDGLKYYLHFGKTFRGTRRQIQVGDTGTATEDEDASLTDAPDETGEADEDESSEKEDPQNPTSLSRYLMVRVAFDPSLVPGRPTKPTEPKALPPSQDPGEPAIAQRPNAKPTKQQMDQYQADLERYEEDLKTFETKLDGLREEAAEMNQRFADWYYLVSNESYDKLKFTRDEIVQLKSDKPASPPAGMPQGGFPGGGFPGGGLPGGLNFGPSGN
- a CDS encoding fumarylacetoacetate hydrolase family protein, coding for MRLAKVLLSSNELRMAMVEDDHLRLLDLTQVDHVRTFSDVLHAPDPIGLSKFLVDQTEDPLGWDDVQWLAPIDRQEVWAAGVTYQRSQKARMEESESAASHYDRVYTADRPELFFKGMPRRVSGPGEPVRVRADSNWSVPEPEFALVISPDMRIVGHTVGNDMSARDIEGENPLYLPQAKVYDQCCGLGPCVQVADPDQPLSLTETEITLRISRNQNEVFQGNTNLGELARSLDGLVDWLGRDHSFPDGVILLTGTGIIPPDEFTLENGDSVSIEITGIGTLTNPVVKDS
- a CDS encoding 6-phosphofructokinase; this encodes MRRIAILTAGGDTPALNATIHGAVERANQLEIEVYGIVKGFGGMIDSRVPHVRLNPLYSTIPELDPRLGGTLLGASRTYIDPAKTDELKQVMQRLSKLELEGLICIGGDGTISGMQPLTEYFPCVLAPKTIDNDLGLNYLDECNAWRRVTTPDGRTDYVYECDREELELGEIINFAVPGYATAVFVVAQSISRIRTTAESHRRIAIVEVMGRHSGYIALGSAYGQPDIILLPESRMDLDHVEARVRELYDMQKHVVIAIGEGVEDDQGNMLGAESFSVDPAGNVRLSGAAEALKAMLCERLGDEFFISRRRDMKATSAIFTRKVGHTQRGGRPIQFDRFYASQLGGKAVDLINEGRNNEIATLQWSDSRGFYVDSIHANKMCDRWNHIHARRLHPSFYDSHRMQPSKLGRAFLKTIFDNAIGSDDVEHILNTAFSPSNLNNRYQSMNVDVHKRMQFLD
- a CDS encoding thioredoxin family protein, with amino-acid sequence MDRRTVRAMLLAVLTVGLLSWTQIGFAQMASTAQPVTGATTVAKPVAQTMAAVPQTVQWQPNLQAAHRLSQQTGRPMLLVFGASWCHFCHKLEDETLGDPRMAAYVNSMFVPVHLDLDKDQRVAKILGVSAVPATIVLSPQAELVGRHDGFAKVVPFAQKLEHSRQTFLASQEKIQQVSHVDPTP
- a CDS encoding Gldg family protein, with the translated sequence MNVLYTLSSTLVIAAIVVPVVFVLMLLVKSHVTRAVFLRNTMSYFLSVIGYLFIVAFCFVAAQLAFDPTFFANNLASLDQLSAQFPQLLLFIVPAITMTAWSEERKLGTDELLFTIPSTDREILIGKYLAVVAVYTVVLGFSKMIWVMLAWIGSPSVGLFFTTYLGYWLAGLAMLAAGLFASSLTRSTPVAFLLGAAVCAIPVYLPEIYTSLLAVWDWNRFIPGISGDLEYHLSSNYLFPDPNLAESLSVGEQLRDFSLGMIPLSSVLYFISFATIMLYLNYIVIRKRLWSRGQSMGMGLQYAVRAVAVTVAIISLNIIGYQAAVRADLTPQKYYTLSQGTENVIENIEAERPVIVQAFLSPEVPGDYLPAKKQLVGLLRQIDKEGGSKIDVQFIDVEPFSEEVEQAERFGITPRNVQTMKDGRISESDVYLGLVFESSYDTVILPFVGDGATPLEYEITRSLATVSNATRLTVGIVDSQLQLMGANAPGGRSAPPWRIIEELRQQYNVEAVDTTQEIDNRKKLFTLEVEAAKSLDKKELNETIRQEFDKNDILFSDSPTITVTKAGEQWVILDEATNREYTIEKDVEEVESEEENAAEDEESDDKPEDTKPEPVLNVYGKRYDVIIAVMPSMLEQTELNHLTEWVQNGGPTLIFDDPVPAMFVQPRAIFQMESGPDGERLAMRQRAVIQMSPNIPPPPPQQGQPPTQYGRIEPMLDLLGISWKSGELVWDQHNPLRNLEAVLPTEFIFADARAHKYSLNSENEITKGLEQVFLAYSGTVVPLEGRTDVEVDYLIATSGQSGVLKWDDYTMKVASPSQRGPMTVLRNPRDPILSRGLPSVNYVLDDGHWHGLAVRVKGKAKDDDTKKVGSKINAIFVADTDIIGDWLFQLRRENSEYQFDNVTFVLNAVDELAGVEELIPIRRRKPKQPTLTRIEKEVAKLRKAEQDAEAKAQKDREKTIDRIEKQFEEQRESIKNNADLSQLEQEDELARIEAFANREVQVASAQADQEMQAKQRRITAYYQRRIRETENIFRAYAIAMSVVPPILVGMIFLGLRVIGERQDIPSGRRL
- a CDS encoding pirin family protein, coding for MKQIQRVIKNVPQHWVGDGFPVRSLFSYRDGAEFDPFLLLDYAGPHEFAPSAQKRGVDVHPHKGFETVTILYQGELAHRDSSGGSGNLGPGDVQWMTAGNGIVHEEFHSEEFTRRGGMLEMVQLWVNLPAEHKPTPPKYQDLRNEEFPRVALPNEAGEVRVVAGELLNATGPASTFTPINVWDIQLNPDIETELSTPTGHTCLLIVQQGALVANDQELTAVELAVFEREGDLVRLRANSEARVLVLTGEPLNEPIVGQGPFVMNTRDEIHEAIQDYQAGKMGVIGG